TGGGCTTCTGGGTCTGGTTGTTCATCGCGAAGTTCGACGACGTGGTGTAGTCGTTCAAGACGTAGATCTTCACCGGGCTGGTGACGCTCGACGAGACCACGAGGTTCGAGTTGGCGGAGATGTTGACTGAGCTGAAGTAGTAGGTTCCGCCCTGGTTGAATGTGATGGTGCCTCTTCCGGTGAGTGCCTTCGTCGACGAGTTGTATGCCATGGTGCCGCCCGTGATGGTCCAGCCGGTGCCGTTGTTGTTGGAGGTCTGGGGGCCGGAGAAGTCGATGGCAGGCAGGGAGACGTTGGGAGCCGCACCCTGGGTTCCGGTGATCTGGGCGGTTCCGTTCAGCTGGTATCGCGCGGCTGACGTGTTGCCGTGAATCACCGTGTTGCTGTAGAGGGTGAGCAGCCCTTCTGTGCCCACCGACCCGTTCGAAGAGATGTTTGTCGACGTGTTGTACGCGCCGTTGCTCGAGTTGTACGAGTCGGTGTTGGCGTTCGACGACATGTCGATGGATGACTTGGCGTACGCGGCGTAGCGGTACACCGTGTTACCCCCGATGCTCACCAGGGCCCGCGTCTTGCGTGACAGGCTGTTGTAGGTGCCGGTCGAGAGCAGGTACACCGTGCCGAAGGGAACGAGGGTACCGTCGGGGGCGGTGACGTTGGTGTTGCCCACGAGGTTCGACGTGGCGGTGAGCGTGTAGCTCGAGCTGCTGTCGCTCAGGATGCTTGCCACCGAGACCACAAGCAGCACCAGGACGAGGGCCAGACCGGCGGAGGCGGTTCGTCGGAGCCTTGATCCGTCGAGATGCGGGGAGCCGTTGCACATGTTGTCTTCCTCCTCAACTCCGGCGGCGCAGCCCGTGGGCGGGTTGCTTTTCAGGGAGCCTTATTACAGATTGTAACAAATGCCGTTCGTCGCGTCCGTGAGAATGGTCACTGTTCTTCTGGGCCAGGAGGGCACCCGCCTCCATCATCATCGTCGCTGATCCGAGGGGCGGTTCGCCACCGGCTCTGGCACGATTGTCGATGGCCGTTGGAACGATGGAAGCGCGGTCGCTGGTCGCATCGACAGCGTGCGGTGTGCCAGGAAAGCCCGCCATCCCGCGCGAAGGCCCCGCCCCTGACCGGGCGCGTGGACGCGCGCACGGCATCACGACGCTACCGGAACCGGCCGGTCAGCGCCCGCACCTCACGGAGGACGTCTTGACCCCACCCCCTGTTCCATCGACGGCTTCGCTGCCCCTCGCCTACCAGCGCAATGGCAGCCCTCTCACGGGGGAGGCGTTGCAGGCCTGGCTCGACGCACAGCGTCACACGCCATACTTCGAAGCGCTGGCAGCCTACTCGCGCGAGGGCGTGACCCCGTTCCACGTCCCAGGGCACAAGCACGGTCGCGGCATGCTGCGTGAGTTCAGAGACCTGGTGGGAGAGCAGGCGCTGCGTCTCGAGGTGACCACCTGCATCGGGCTCGATGACCTCCACCACGCCAGCGGACCGCTGCGCGACGCCCAAGAGCTGGCCGCGCAGGCCTATGGCGCCGATCACACCTGGTTTCTCATCAATGGCTCGTCGAGCGGTGTGCAGGCCATGATCATGGCGACCTGCGCGCCCGGTGACACCATCCTCATCCCGCGAAACGCCCACAAGTCGACCTGGGGCGCCGCGATCACCACGGGGGCGCTGCCCGTCTACGTGTACCCTGAGTACGACTACGAGCACAACATCGACCATACGCCCACGGTCGAGTCGTACCGCCGAGCGCTCGACGAGAACCCGCACGCCCGCGCGCTTCTTGTTGTCAGCCCCACGTACTATGGCGCCCTGGCTGACATCCGAGCCATCATCGCCCTGGCGCACGAGCGCAATGTGCTCGCCCTGGTCGACGAGGCCTGGGGGCCGCATCTGCCCTTCTGGCGCGGCTTCGACAGCTCGGCCATGTGGTGCGGCGCCGACGCCGCCGTGAACAGCACCCACAAGCTCGTGGGGGCCATGTCGCAGGGCTCGATGCTGCACATCAGCACCCGCCGCCTCGATCCGTACCGCGTTGACGCGGTCGCGCGACTCTTCTTGAGCACCAGCCCCAGCTGCCTCATCCTCTCGTCCATCGACGCGGCGCGAAAGCAGATGGTGCTCGAGGGCGACGCGCTGCTCGAGCAGACCGTGCGGCTGGCTGAGAATGCGCGACAGGCGCTGCGTGAGATTCCCGGTGTCGGCAGCTTCGGTCGCGAGCTCATCGGGCGCCCGGGCGTCTCTGGCTTCGACCCCACCCGCCTCAGCTTCCAGGTGCGAGGCCTCGGGATCACGGGGTATGAGTTCGAGGCGCTGCTGCGCAAGCACCATCACGTTCAGGCCGAGATGTCAGATCTCTTCAACGTGCTCTGCCTCGTGACCATCGGTGATCGCGAGCAGGATCTGGCCAGGCTGGTCGAGGGGGTGCGCGATCTTGCGGAGCGCGCTGCCCGCGGAGACGCCGAGGTGCACCCCTTCGAGCGTACCTTTGGTCCTTCTTTCGAGCTCCCGGACTGGCCGCCCATTCGCATGACGCCTCGTGAGGCGTTCTTCGCGCCGTCTCGGCTGGTCAAGGTGGCCGATGCCCTCGGTGAGGTGGCCAGTGAGATGATCACGCCCTATCCTCCAGGCATTCCCATCATCTGTCCTGGAGAAGAGGTCACCCAGCAGATCATCGATTATCTCAGCGTCGAGATCGATGCCGACTTCAAGGTGCACGGGCTCATCGATCGCGACGGCGACAGCTGGATGCGCGTGCTGGCCTGACGGAACCGCTGCCGGGGGGCGTCAGTTCCCGTCGTTGAACAGGCGCGCGGGCAGCTGCGCGTCGTCGTCGATGACCACGTCCATGGCGGCCTGCTCTCGCTCGAACCACGGGGGAAGCGCCAGCATGGCGTGATGCATGGCGCCGCTGTACATCTCGAGCGACCCCTCGACCCGCGCCGCGATGCGGGCGTCGATCTCGTCGGCCGAGATGGCGAACGGGTCGACGCTGCTACTTGCCACGCAGTAGCCCCAGTCGTTCGAGAACGAGGGGATGAACGCGTGCATGGTATGGGCGAAGGCCTGTCGCGCGGTGTGAACCGCCGCGTGGTGCATGCGGTTGGTGGTCATCTTGGCGCTGCAGGCCTGCATGCACATCACCCCGTCCGGGTGCATCACGTCGCGCACCCGCTCGAAGCACTGGCGACTGAACAGCCGTCGCAGCGGTGAATCCTCGAGTGGCTGCGGCAGGTCGTGGATGACGCAGTCGAACTTCTCGGTGCAGCGGTCGATGTAGGCGCGCGCGTCATCGGCGTGAAGCTCGAGGCGGGGGTCTTCGAAGGCGCCCGCGGCCCACTCGGGCATGTGCTCCTTGCAGATGTCGACAAGCTCGCCGTCGAGGTCGATCATGACGACGCGCTCGATGGTGCGATGACGCAATATCTCGCGCAGGGTTGCCCCCTCGCCGCCGCCCATGATCAGCACGCTGCGGGCCGGACGTGGCAGGCTGATGAGTGCGGGATGCACCAGCACCTCGTGATAGAGGCGCTCGTCACCCTGGGCCGACTGGATGTCGTCGTCGAGCATCAGGATCTTGCCGTACCGGTGGCTCTGCACCACCTTCACGCTCTGCCAGCGCGTCTGGCCTTCGTACAGCACCTCGCCGTAGGCGTGGCGGTGCTGCTCGTGCTGCGAGACGTGCTCGGTGTACCAGTCGCTCATGAAGGGGCTCCTCGATCTTGCGTCGATGTGCGCGAACGGGAAGTTGGCGCGGACGGCGTTCGGTTCCTCCAACCCCGCGGAGACGAGTCGGCCACAGGGATTTCATCTGGTAGCGGAAAACTCCAGAGGCGGCGCCTGTGCACAGGCGCAAGACTGCAAGAGCGTCGAT
This window of the Pseudomonadota bacterium genome carries:
- a CDS encoding aminotransferase class I/II-fold pyridoxal phosphate-dependent enzyme, with translation MAVGTMEARSLVASTACGVPGKPAIPREGPAPDRARGRAHGITTLPEPAGQRPHLTEDVLTPPPVPSTASLPLAYQRNGSPLTGEALQAWLDAQRHTPYFEALAAYSREGVTPFHVPGHKHGRGMLREFRDLVGEQALRLEVTTCIGLDDLHHASGPLRDAQELAAQAYGADHTWFLINGSSSGVQAMIMATCAPGDTILIPRNAHKSTWGAAITTGALPVYVYPEYDYEHNIDHTPTVESYRRALDENPHARALLVVSPTYYGALADIRAIIALAHERNVLALVDEAWGPHLPFWRGFDSSAMWCGADAAVNSTHKLVGAMSQGSMLHISTRRLDPYRVDAVARLFLSTSPSCLILSSIDAARKQMVLEGDALLEQTVRLAENARQALREIPGVGSFGRELIGRPGVSGFDPTRLSFQVRGLGITGYEFEALLRKHHHVQAEMSDLFNVLCLVTIGDREQDLARLVEGVRDLAERAARGDAEVHPFERTFGPSFELPDWPPIRMTPREAFFAPSRLVKVADALGEVASEMITPYPPGIPIICPGEEVTQQIIDYLSVEIDADFKVHGLIDRDGDSWMRVLA
- a CDS encoding methyltransferase domain-containing protein, giving the protein MSDWYTEHVSQHEQHRHAYGEVLYEGQTRWQSVKVVQSHRYGKILMLDDDIQSAQGDERLYHEVLVHPALISLPRPARSVLIMGGGEGATLREILRHRTIERVVMIDLDGELVDICKEHMPEWAAGAFEDPRLELHADDARAYIDRCTEKFDCVIHDLPQPLEDSPLRRLFSRQCFERVRDVMHPDGVMCMQACSAKMTTNRMHHAAVHTARQAFAHTMHAFIPSFSNDWGYCVASSSVDPFAISADEIDARIAARVEGSLEMYSGAMHHAMLALPPWFEREQAAMDVVIDDDAQLPARLFNDGN